The following coding sequences are from one Paenibacillus sp. FSL R5-0912 window:
- the flhF gene encoding flagellar biosynthesis protein FlhF produces the protein MRVKRYVVDTMPDAMHSIRSELGSDAVILSTKEVKVGGFMGMFTKKKIEVVAAVENAQKPAVPEKAPAQPMNIPRSAVPQAYQKAASASAPTSARSFAEIAAALSDPGDQGGGGVAVMEALSKTEEPDITAVAPAKEPQPVPNPEEGRKSLSAIYDSLVAEEPAPGGVPAQESDVLREIRDMKHWMERIARYSSGAAELPDALEVLKSRLIDQETDAVLVDEWIGNVLERYRGEGSGWRADRFGEALEEQIGEFLAGRIGKGIAPDTKIVYIAGPTGVGKTTTIAKLAAEQLFKQGRKVGLITSDTYRISAVEQLRTYASILNMPLEVVQSPGDLQRAMFRLEGCDLILMDTAGRNYRNEMLVAELQSLLAKELKSETFLVLSLTSKSRDMKKIAEHFGRYPLDKVIFTKLDETGSYGPLFNVLNDFPLKLSYITNGQNVPDDLLMATREQITGMLLGTGGE, from the coding sequence ATGAGAGTGAAGCGTTATGTGGTCGATACGATGCCTGACGCCATGCATTCCATCCGCAGCGAACTTGGAAGCGACGCCGTCATTTTAAGCACCAAAGAGGTTAAAGTCGGCGGATTTATGGGCATGTTCACCAAGAAGAAAATCGAAGTCGTGGCAGCCGTTGAGAATGCCCAGAAGCCGGCCGTGCCCGAGAAAGCACCTGCTCAACCGATGAATATACCACGAAGCGCTGTTCCGCAAGCTTACCAAAAGGCGGCTTCAGCATCTGCTCCAACATCAGCCCGCTCATTTGCCGAGATTGCCGCTGCACTTTCTGATCCTGGTGATCAGGGCGGCGGAGGCGTAGCGGTGATGGAGGCACTATCTAAGACAGAGGAGCCGGACATTACGGCGGTTGCACCCGCTAAAGAGCCGCAGCCGGTTCCAAATCCGGAGGAGGGCCGCAAATCTCTCTCGGCAATCTATGATTCCCTTGTCGCCGAAGAGCCTGCCCCTGGCGGTGTTCCTGCACAAGAGAGCGATGTCCTTCGTGAAATCAGGGATATGAAGCACTGGATGGAGCGTATCGCGCGTTATTCCTCCGGGGCAGCTGAATTGCCGGACGCACTGGAAGTGCTCAAAAGCCGTCTGATTGATCAGGAGACAGACGCAGTACTTGTGGATGAATGGATTGGAAATGTTCTGGAGCGCTACCGGGGAGAAGGCAGCGGCTGGAGGGCGGACCGCTTCGGTGAAGCATTGGAAGAGCAAATCGGTGAATTCCTGGCTGGACGCATCGGCAAAGGAATTGCTCCCGATACAAAGATCGTATACATTGCCGGACCTACAGGTGTAGGCAAGACAACGACCATTGCCAAGCTGGCGGCGGAGCAGCTGTTTAAGCAGGGCCGCAAAGTGGGCCTGATTACCTCGGACACCTACCGGATTTCAGCGGTCGAGCAGCTTAGAACATACGCATCCATTTTGAATATGCCGCTGGAGGTTGTCCAGTCGCCCGGGGATCTGCAAAGAGCCATGTTCCGCCTGGAGGGCTGTGATCTGATACTTATGGATACTGCAGGCCGGAACTACCGCAATGAAATGCTGGTGGCCGAACTGCAGAGCCTGCTTGCCAAGGAGCTCAAAAGCGAAACCTTCCTGGTGCTTAGCCTGACCTCAAAAAGCCGCGACATGAAAAAGATCGCTGAGCACTTTGGCAGATACCCGCTGGATAAGGTTATTTTCACGAAGCTGGATGAAACAGGCAGCTATGGCCCGCTCTTCAATGTTCTGAATGATTTTCCGCTAAAGCTCTCTTATATTACGAATGGCCAGAATGTTCCTGATGATCTTCTGATGGCTACCAGAGAGCAGATTACCGGAATGCTGCTGGGAACAGGGGGCGAGTGA
- the flhA gene encoding flagellar biosynthesis protein FlhA: MMILPIPVWLLDVLLIVNISIALTIILVAMNTKDPLQFSIFPSLLLITTLFRLALNISTTKLILGDGHAGEVVATFGSWIAGGQIAIGFIVFLILVVVQFIVITKGSERVAEVGARFTLDAMPGKQMSIDADLNAGMINEQQARERRRNVEREADFFGAMDGASKFVKGDAIASIIILLINLIGGFIIGMTIHGMSFQDALSTYSILTIGDGLVSQIPALLISTASGLIVTRAASEGNLAEDLTGQLLSYPKLLYIVAVTIAFLGFFTPITVMSTLPLAGLMAYAAYSMGQKASRQQIADEQLVEEKQIEEVRSPESVINLLTVDPIEFEFGYGLIPLADTGQGGDLLDRIIMIRRQCALEMGLVVPVIRIRDNIQLKPNEYVIKIKGNNVGGGELLLNHYLAMSPGYDDESISGIETIEPSFGLPALWIDESVKERAELSGYTVVDPPSVVATHLTELIKRHGHELLGRQETKQLVDNLRENYPVLVDELIPSILAVGDIQKVLGKLLREKISIRDLVTIFETLADYGTYTKDPDILTEYVRQSLSRQITQQFSQSGETLRVITVGPTLEKKITESVQQTEQGSYLALDPVSTQTVYQRLTEQINRLLQSGQQPIVLTSPTIRMYLRQVIERTMQDIPVLSYSELEPNIEIQSVGVVNL, encoded by the coding sequence ATGATGATTCTGCCCATCCCTGTCTGGCTTCTGGATGTACTGTTAATTGTCAATATCTCAATAGCCCTGACCATTATATTGGTCGCAATGAATACGAAAGATCCGCTGCAGTTCTCGATTTTCCCTTCATTACTCTTGATCACTACACTGTTCCGGTTAGCCTTGAATATCTCCACCACCAAACTGATTCTTGGTGATGGTCATGCCGGTGAAGTGGTAGCTACATTCGGAAGCTGGATTGCAGGTGGACAAATCGCTATAGGTTTCATCGTCTTCCTGATTCTGGTTGTTGTGCAGTTCATTGTTATCACCAAAGGCTCTGAGCGCGTTGCCGAGGTGGGGGCGCGCTTTACACTGGATGCGATGCCCGGTAAACAGATGAGTATCGATGCGGATCTGAATGCAGGGATGATCAATGAGCAGCAGGCGCGCGAACGCCGGCGTAATGTTGAGCGCGAAGCGGATTTCTTCGGAGCCATGGATGGTGCGAGTAAATTCGTTAAAGGTGACGCCATTGCCAGTATTATCATCCTGCTGATCAATCTGATCGGCGGCTTTATTATCGGGATGACAATTCACGGAATGTCCTTCCAGGATGCACTTTCGACCTACTCCATACTGACGATCGGGGATGGCTTGGTCAGCCAGATTCCGGCACTGCTTATTTCCACCGCTTCCGGACTGATCGTAACCCGGGCGGCTTCGGAAGGCAATCTGGCTGAAGATTTGACTGGACAATTGCTGTCTTATCCGAAGCTTCTCTATATTGTAGCAGTGACCATTGCTTTTCTGGGTTTCTTCACCCCGATCACGGTGATGTCTACATTGCCTCTGGCGGGTCTGATGGCTTATGCGGCCTACAGCATGGGCCAGAAGGCCAGCAGGCAGCAGATTGCCGATGAACAGCTGGTAGAGGAGAAGCAGATTGAAGAAGTGCGCAGCCCCGAAAGTGTCATTAATCTGCTGACGGTTGACCCAATCGAGTTCGAATTCGGCTATGGCCTGATCCCTTTGGCGGATACGGGACAGGGCGGCGATCTGCTCGACCGTATCATCATGATTCGACGGCAATGTGCGCTTGAGATGGGTCTAGTCGTGCCGGTTATTCGTATTCGCGACAATATTCAACTAAAACCGAATGAATATGTCATCAAAATTAAAGGAAATAACGTTGGCGGCGGTGAATTATTACTTAATCACTATCTTGCCATGAGTCCCGGTTATGATGACGAGTCGATTAGCGGGATTGAGACTATCGAACCATCGTTTGGATTACCTGCATTATGGATTGATGAATCTGTTAAAGAACGGGCGGAGTTATCCGGTTATACGGTAGTGGATCCCCCTTCGGTTGTGGCCACACATTTGACAGAGCTAATCAAACGTCACGGTCATGAGCTGCTGGGACGTCAGGAGACCAAACAGCTGGTCGATAATCTCAGGGAGAACTATCCCGTTCTGGTGGACGAACTCATTCCTTCCATACTGGCGGTTGGTGATATTCAGAAAGTCCTTGGCAAGCTGCTCCGTGAGAAGATTTCCATCCGGGATCTGGTAACGATCTTCGAGACTCTGGCGGATTATGGCACATACACCAAGGACCCTGATATTCTAACGGAATATGTCCGGCAGTCCCTGTCCAGGCAGATTACACAGCAATTCTCACAATCGGGTGAAACATTGCGTGTAATTACAGTAGGTCCCACACTTGAAAAGAAAATTACCGAAAGTGTTCAGCAGACAGAGCAAGGCAGCTATTTGGCACTTGATCCTGTTTCCACTCAAACCGTCTATCAGCGGCTTACGGAGCAGATCAACCGTCTCTTGCAATCCGGACAGCAGCCGATCGTCTTGACATCTCCTACCATTAGAATGTACCTGCGGCAGGTGATTGAACGGACGATGCAGGATATTCCGGTGTTGTCTTACAGCGAGCTCGAGCCAAATATTGAAATTCAAAGCGTTGGGGTGGTGAATTTATGA
- a CDS encoding protein-glutamate methylesterase/protein-glutamine glutaminase, giving the protein MRPYKVLVVDDSAFMRKIISDLIENDPDFQVTATASNGREAIEKVNELRPDLVTMDVEMPEMNGLEALKIIMAQRPLPVIMLSGINEEGMKETILALEWGAFDFIRKPSISNSQDIIAVGESLREQMKEAMLAREQREARASAYKAPELLPPDQHVLPAPPAAPRTVIEPLKRKAEPLKKETDSLRKPAQSALMPKGRAPQELLADKIPPVKGPVSEVTKRPGKPAPAVPPPASERFRSRTQGDTGAALPDLRAAAAETAAGGFFDPPVAQAGPVNGNRGLRKLVAVGCSTGGPRALKAFLENIPGNFPAPIVIVQHMPPNFTKSLAQRLNTFSALEVAEAEHGMVLRQGAAYIAPGGYHLKVAQAAGGQYVIELTKEEARNGHRPSVDTLFESVLQLTSLERHAVIMTGMGSDGARMMKALYDSGVTSTFAESEETCVVYGMPRSAVELQCVKHILPLQEIAPRLVQAVK; this is encoded by the coding sequence ATGAGGCCATACAAGGTTTTGGTCGTTGATGATTCTGCTTTTATGCGTAAAATCATTTCCGATTTAATTGAAAACGATCCTGACTTTCAGGTAACAGCAACGGCGTCCAACGGCCGTGAAGCTATTGAGAAGGTGAACGAGCTTCGTCCGGATCTGGTAACCATGGATGTGGAAATGCCGGAAATGAATGGTCTGGAGGCGCTGAAAATAATAATGGCCCAGCGTCCGCTGCCAGTCATTATGCTGTCGGGGATTAATGAGGAGGGGATGAAGGAAACCATTCTGGCTTTGGAATGGGGGGCTTTCGATTTCATCCGAAAGCCGTCCATTTCAAACTCCCAGGATATTATCGCAGTCGGGGAATCACTCCGCGAGCAGATGAAGGAAGCCATGCTAGCGCGCGAACAGCGTGAAGCACGCGCTTCTGCTTACAAGGCCCCTGAACTGCTGCCTCCTGATCAGCACGTTCTGCCAGCGCCGCCTGCTGCTCCGCGCACGGTCATAGAACCATTGAAACGTAAGGCAGAGCCGCTTAAGAAAGAAACGGACTCCTTGCGCAAGCCGGCTCAGAGTGCGCTGATGCCGAAGGGCAGAGCCCCTCAGGAGCTGCTGGCAGACAAGATCCCTCCAGTGAAAGGCCCGGTCAGTGAAGTTACGAAGCGGCCGGGCAAGCCGGCTCCAGCAGTGCCACCACCTGCATCCGAACGCTTCAGAAGCCGGACTCAAGGGGATACGGGAGCAGCATTGCCCGATCTGCGGGCTGCTGCCGCTGAGACGGCTGCAGGAGGCTTCTTTGATCCTCCTGTTGCGCAGGCAGGCCCTGTGAACGGAAATAGGGGCCTGCGCAAGCTGGTGGCGGTAGGGTGCTCTACCGGCGGTCCGCGGGCGCTCAAGGCGTTCCTGGAGAACATCCCCGGTAATTTTCCGGCACCGATTGTCATTGTTCAGCATATGCCGCCTAATTTCACCAAATCGCTGGCTCAGCGGCTGAATACCTTCAGCGCGCTGGAGGTTGCTGAAGCGGAGCATGGCATGGTTCTGAGGCAGGGGGCTGCGTATATAGCTCCTGGCGGATATCATCTGAAGGTTGCTCAGGCGGCCGGCGGCCAATATGTGATTGAGCTTACCAAGGAAGAAGCCCGCAACGGACATAGGCCTTCTGTAGATACACTGTTCGAATCGGTACTGCAGCTTACTTCGCTTGAACGTCATGCGGTCATTATGACCGGGATGGGCAGCGACGGGGCCCGAATGATGAAGGCACTCTATGACTCGGGTGTGACGTCAACCTTTGCCGAGAGTGAAGAGACCTGTGTCGTTTACGGAATGCCGCGGTCTGCAGTGGAGCTACAGTGCGTGAAACATATCCTGCCTTTGCAAGAAATTGCTCCAAGGCTGGTGCAAGCCGTTAAATAA
- a CDS encoding MinD/ParA family protein has product MMDQAQALRRLVSTQDSRQLTGSGVSARIITVCSGKGGVGKSNFTLNFALALKSLGRRVLLFDADIGMANIDVLMGVSAKYNLYHLLKREADIGQIIQLGPESLPFIAGGSGMDELFSLSEADLDYFTAQIAQIADTMDFILFDTGAGLSKETMKFITSADDCLVVTTPEPTAITDAYALMKVVHNSHPEVSFRLIVNQAGDEREARVTSDKIRMAASRFLQLELPFLGYISSDPHVVQAVKKQIPFSVAFPNSIAAKDVHRLALSYLAVDSVETAKVQGIKGFISKWLKRNK; this is encoded by the coding sequence GTGATGGATCAGGCGCAAGCTTTAAGACGGTTAGTATCCACCCAGGATTCTAGGCAGCTCACCGGCAGCGGAGTCTCTGCCCGGATCATTACCGTATGCAGCGGAAAGGGGGGAGTCGGAAAGTCGAATTTCACCCTTAACTTTGCGCTTGCACTGAAATCCCTGGGGCGGAGAGTTCTGTTGTTCGATGCCGATATCGGCATGGCTAACATAGACGTGCTTATGGGCGTGTCAGCGAAATACAATCTGTACCATCTGCTTAAGCGGGAAGCCGATATCGGACAGATCATTCAGCTGGGTCCGGAATCCTTACCTTTTATCGCTGGCGGTTCCGGAATGGATGAGCTATTCTCACTCTCAGAAGCTGATCTGGACTACTTTACCGCTCAGATTGCGCAAATTGCCGACACGATGGACTTTATACTCTTTGACACAGGGGCTGGATTGTCGAAGGAAACGATGAAGTTTATCACTTCTGCAGATGACTGTCTGGTTGTAACGACGCCTGAGCCTACCGCGATTACGGATGCATACGCGCTGATGAAAGTTGTTCATAACTCGCATCCTGAGGTTTCATTCCGGCTGATTGTCAACCAGGCGGGGGATGAACGGGAAGCAAGAGTGACCAGTGATAAAATCCGCATGGCCGCCAGCCGGTTTCTGCAGCTCGAACTCCCGTTTCTGGGCTATATAAGCAGTGATCCCCATGTAGTTCAGGCAGTGAAGAAACAAATTCCATTCTCAGTGGCTTTTCCGAACAGTATAGCAGCTAAAGATGTGCACCGGCTTGCGCTGAGCTATCTGGCTGTTGATTCAGTAGAAACCGCTAAAGTACAGGGCATCAAGGGATTTATCAGCAAGTGGTTGAAACGAAACAAATAA
- the fliQ gene encoding flagellar biosynthesis protein FliQ — translation MNADFIIGLAGQAVYLVLETSAPMLILGLVVGLIVSIFQATTQIQEQTLAFVPKIVAVLLALLLFGPWIITKLVDFTSQILGSLYMYIG, via the coding sequence ATGAATGCGGATTTTATTATCGGTCTAGCCGGCCAAGCCGTATATTTGGTGCTGGAAACCAGCGCACCCATGCTGATTCTTGGTCTGGTGGTAGGACTGATCGTCAGTATATTTCAAGCCACAACCCAGATTCAGGAGCAAACCCTGGCGTTTGTTCCCAAAATCGTTGCCGTACTGCTCGCATTACTGCTATTCGGTCCGTGGATTATAACGAAGCTGGTGGATTTCACCAGTCAAATTTTGGGCAGCCTCTATATGTATATCGGTTGA
- the fliR gene encoding flagellar biosynthetic protein FliR, which produces MNIETLLQSFPVFLLIFCRITAFFVVVPVFSSQSVPTTFKIGLSFFVSMVIFSSGGMNITVPQDLNFILLIVREALIGLLLGFVAYLMFMTIQTAGSFIDIQIGFGIANVIDPMTGASAPIIGNFKYMIALLLFLTMNGHHYLLDAIVYSYKWVPIDNDLFLKMIDGSLSEFLIRTFAQSFMLAFQMSAPLVTALFLTDVGLAFLARTAPQYNVFVIGVPLKIIVGLALLLILMPGLAVLFQNLFDIMFESMHNLLGLVGKSP; this is translated from the coding sequence ATGAATATAGAGACCCTGCTGCAAAGTTTTCCTGTCTTTCTGCTGATTTTTTGTCGAATTACTGCTTTTTTTGTTGTCGTTCCTGTCTTTTCTTCGCAAAGTGTGCCGACAACATTCAAAATTGGTTTGTCTTTTTTTGTTTCCATGGTTATCTTCAGCTCAGGCGGGATGAACATCACCGTTCCGCAGGATCTGAATTTTATTCTGCTGATCGTCAGAGAAGCTTTAATCGGACTGCTGCTTGGCTTTGTCGCGTATCTGATGTTTATGACGATTCAGACGGCGGGTTCTTTTATCGATATTCAGATCGGGTTTGGTATCGCCAATGTAATTGACCCGATGACTGGCGCATCAGCCCCTATTATCGGTAACTTCAAGTATATGATTGCGCTGCTGCTGTTTCTGACGATGAACGGACATCACTATTTGCTGGATGCCATTGTTTACAGTTATAAATGGGTGCCTATCGACAATGACCTGTTCCTCAAAATGATCGACGGAAGCTTGTCGGAATTCCTGATACGCACCTTCGCACAATCCTTCATGCTGGCCTTTCAAATGTCGGCGCCGCTGGTTACAGCACTATTCTTAACGGATGTGGGTCTGGCCTTCCTGGCGAGAACTGCTCCGCAATATAATGTGTTCGTCATCGGGGTTCCGCTCAAAATCATTGTAGGTCTGGCGCTACTTCTTATACTGATGCCGGGGCTGGCTGTGCTGTTCCAGAATCTCTTCGACATTATGTTTGAGTCCATGCATAACTTACTTGGCCTCGTGGGGAAGAGTCCTTAG
- the flhB gene encoding flagellar biosynthesis protein FlhB → MAKPKRYKLNLQLFGGDKTEKATPKKRQDARKKGQVAKSAEMSGAVVLFSALLSLSIFGGFMKERFVKLFTDVFQNRMMMEVTAENISKLFNQYGLQILILLAPLLGITFLLALVANFAQVGFMASGAGITPKFEKINPIKGFKNIFSMRSFVEFLKSIFKLVLIAYLVYSTLWGEKESFASLARVSAESVFGFAAKLTMSLGIKIAAALFIMAVLDYIYQKYEHEKSLKMSKQDIKDEYKKMEGDPIIKGKIRERQRRMAMQRMMQEVPKADVIITNPTHFAVALKYDGSKMEAPQIIAKGQDYVALRIRELAKEHGVVTMENKPLARALFQRAEIGDVVPADLFQAVAEVLAYVYKLKGKRR, encoded by the coding sequence ATGGCTAAGCCAAAACGATATAAATTAAATCTTCAGCTGTTCGGGGGAGATAAGACTGAGAAGGCCACCCCGAAGAAACGGCAGGACGCCCGCAAGAAAGGGCAGGTAGCCAAGAGCGCGGAGATGTCCGGCGCAGTGGTGCTGTTCTCGGCATTGTTGTCGCTGAGCATTTTCGGCGGTTTCATGAAAGAACGCTTTGTCAAGCTGTTCACAGATGTGTTTCAGAACCGGATGATGATGGAAGTAACAGCGGAGAATATCTCCAAGCTCTTCAACCAGTACGGGCTGCAGATTCTGATTCTGCTGGCTCCCCTGCTGGGCATCACCTTCCTTCTGGCGCTTGTGGCCAACTTCGCGCAGGTGGGATTCATGGCTAGCGGTGCAGGGATTACACCTAAGTTCGAGAAGATTAATCCGATCAAAGGCTTCAAGAATATTTTCTCCATGCGTTCGTTTGTAGAGTTTCTCAAGTCGATCTTCAAGCTGGTGCTGATAGCCTATCTGGTCTACAGCACGCTCTGGGGGGAGAAGGAGAGCTTTGCTTCCCTCGCACGTGTTAGCGCTGAAAGTGTGTTCGGCTTCGCTGCGAAGCTGACCATGAGCCTGGGCATCAAGATTGCGGCGGCTCTTTTTATCATGGCCGTTCTGGACTATATTTATCAGAAATACGAGCATGAGAAAAGTCTGAAAATGTCCAAGCAAGACATCAAGGACGAGTACAAAAAGATGGAGGGCGACCCCATCATTAAAGGTAAAATCAGGGAACGTCAGCGCAGAATGGCGATGCAGCGGATGATGCAGGAGGTCCCTAAGGCCGATGTTATCATCACGAACCCGACCCACTTTGCGGTTGCCCTGAAGTATGACGGTTCCAAAATGGAGGCTCCGCAGATTATAGCCAAGGGCCAGGATTATGTGGCGCTTCGTATCCGGGAGCTGGCCAAGGAGCATGGTGTTGTGACTATGGAGAATAAGCCGCTGGCACGGGCGCTATTCCAGAGAGCGGAAATCGGTGATGTGGTTCCGGCCGATTTGTTCCAGGCTGTTGCCGAAGTGCTGGCCTATGTATACAAGCTTAAAGGTAAGAGGAGATAA
- the fliP gene encoding flagellar type III secretion system pore protein FliP (The bacterial flagellar biogenesis protein FliP forms a type III secretion system (T3SS)-type pore required for flagellar assembly.) gives MKKKLILSLLLLGIFSIVLLHPVHADPIPNISIQVGDNDTASGGTSSISILLLVTVLSIAPSFLVLMTSFTRIVIVLGFVRTSLGTQQMPPNQVLVGLALFLTLFIMSPTLATVNETALQPYMKGTLTQSEALNKAQEPLKEFMFKQTNTKDLLLFMNYTGNNATVKPASYNDIPLTVMVPAFAIGEMKKAFMMGFMIFIPFLIIDIVVSSTLMAMGMMMLPPVMISLPFKIMLFVLVDGWYLVVKSLLLSFNT, from the coding sequence ATGAAAAAAAAGCTGATTCTTTCGTTACTGCTTCTAGGTATATTCAGTATTGTTCTTCTGCATCCGGTTCACGCGGATCCTATTCCCAACATTAGTATTCAGGTCGGTGATAACGATACTGCAAGCGGTGGCACGAGTTCAATTTCCATACTGCTGCTGGTAACGGTTCTGAGCATAGCTCCTTCATTTCTGGTGTTAATGACAAGCTTTACCCGAATAGTAATCGTACTGGGGTTCGTAAGAACTTCGCTCGGTACGCAGCAAATGCCCCCAAACCAGGTGCTTGTGGGACTGGCTCTGTTCCTGACACTATTTATTATGTCACCGACACTGGCAACAGTGAATGAAACGGCCTTACAGCCGTATATGAAAGGCACGCTGACCCAGAGCGAGGCGCTCAATAAAGCGCAGGAACCGCTGAAGGAATTTATGTTCAAGCAGACCAATACCAAGGACCTGCTGCTGTTCATGAACTATACCGGCAACAATGCAACAGTCAAACCGGCCAGCTACAATGATATCCCTTTGACAGTTATGGTACCGGCGTTTGCGATTGGTGAGATGAAAAAAGCATTTATGATGGGCTTTATGATTTTTATACCCTTTCTCATTATTGATATCGTAGTATCCAGTACGCTTATGGCCATGGGGATGATGATGCTGCCGCCGGTCATGATATCCTTGCCTTTCAAAATTATGCTCTTTGTACTAGTGGACGGCTGGTACCTAGTAGTCAAATCACTGCTGCTAAGTTTTAACACCTGA